A genomic region of Mycobacterium sp. Aquia_213 contains the following coding sequences:
- a CDS encoding HdeD family acid-resistance protein → MRNCVAADILFSSIVANDIEMAIRDDTVFEGPLQALARSAWQVLLLTGILAVALGVIVLAWPGQTLFVAGVLFGIYLVVSGVGYVFAAFGSHAGAAMRVLTFITGIVSLILGFFCFREEFEAVTLLAIWIGISWLFRGMTLLAAALSFDHMPGRGWQVLSGLIIVIGGAVLIVSPLHSIAVLTLVAGCWLIAIGIVDVISAFQVRSRAKAA, encoded by the coding sequence ATGCGCAATTGTGTCGCCGCGGACATTCTATTTTCATCAATTGTGGCTAATGATATTGAGATGGCTATTCGCGACGACACCGTTTTCGAAGGTCCTTTGCAAGCACTTGCCCGCAGTGCGTGGCAGGTGCTTCTCCTCACCGGCATCCTGGCGGTTGCGCTGGGTGTCATCGTCCTGGCTTGGCCAGGGCAGACGCTATTTGTGGCAGGTGTCCTGTTCGGCATCTACCTCGTTGTTTCCGGAGTCGGCTACGTGTTCGCCGCTTTCGGCTCGCACGCCGGCGCCGCGATGAGAGTGTTGACGTTCATCACCGGCATCGTGTCGCTGATTCTGGGATTCTTCTGCTTCCGCGAAGAATTCGAGGCAGTGACGCTTTTGGCCATCTGGATCGGCATCAGCTGGCTGTTCCGCGGGATGACATTGCTCGCCGCGGCGCTGTCCTTCGACCACATGCCCGGCCGTGGCTGGCAGGTGCTGTCCGGATTGATCATCGTGATCGGCGGCGCAGTCCTGATCGTCTCGCCGCTGCATTCGATCGCCGTGCTGACCCTGGTCGCCGGCTGCTGGCTGATCGCCATCGGCATCGTCGACGTGATCAGTGCGTTCCAGGTGCGCAGCCGGGCGAAGGCCGCCTAG
- a CDS encoding PucR family transcriptional regulator — protein MVKAQFDSDVEVSRHVAEAAERLHNRLAELSAVMRRSLEDQIPELRGDERIVELLGPSVEGNVDTILRALRYDIAVERVEAPTAALEYARRLAQHGVPVNALVRAYRLGQRLMNELVFNEVRALDISEQMRYAVIEAITATLFEYIDWISQQVVASYEDERERWLENQNSLRALRVREILAATKAIDVDEASTSIRYPLRWHHLALVMWYPETSAESLELAGLQRLLRELGEAAGAAAGSLFVAADRTCGWGWLPYRAAVVDAPAKVRQFIETRSDSPSVAIGAMAAGVEGFRQSHREAESAYRVAMVGKREPTVIAATDPGVSIAALLGGDIADTRVWVTNVLGDLSADGENDARLRETLRVFLGSGCSYKTAAEELNLHFNTVKYRVGRAVARRGREIDNDRLDVELALLICHWYGSVVLQPG, from the coding sequence GTGGTGAAAGCGCAGTTCGACAGTGACGTCGAGGTCAGCCGCCACGTCGCCGAGGCCGCCGAAAGATTGCACAATCGGCTGGCAGAGCTGTCGGCGGTGATGCGTCGCTCCCTCGAGGATCAGATCCCGGAGCTGCGCGGTGATGAACGGATCGTGGAACTGCTAGGACCCAGCGTCGAAGGAAACGTGGATACCATTCTTCGCGCGTTGCGCTATGACATCGCTGTCGAGCGGGTCGAGGCGCCCACCGCGGCACTGGAATACGCCCGGCGATTGGCGCAACACGGGGTGCCCGTCAACGCGCTGGTCCGCGCCTATCGGCTCGGCCAGCGGTTGATGAACGAGCTGGTTTTCAACGAAGTGCGCGCACTCGATATCTCAGAACAGATGAGGTATGCGGTCATCGAGGCGATCACCGCCACCCTGTTCGAGTACATCGACTGGATTTCCCAACAAGTCGTCGCCTCCTACGAAGACGAACGCGAGCGCTGGCTGGAAAACCAGAACAGTCTTCGTGCGCTGCGGGTACGCGAAATTCTCGCGGCAACCAAAGCCATCGACGTGGACGAGGCCTCGACGTCGATCCGGTATCCGTTGCGGTGGCACCACCTAGCGCTCGTCATGTGGTATCCGGAGACAAGCGCCGAAAGCCTCGAACTTGCTGGGCTGCAACGACTTCTTCGCGAACTGGGCGAGGCGGCCGGTGCGGCCGCCGGCTCGCTCTTCGTCGCCGCCGATCGGACCTGCGGATGGGGTTGGCTGCCGTACCGTGCTGCGGTGGTCGATGCCCCTGCGAAGGTCCGCCAGTTCATCGAGACGCGGTCGGATTCTCCGAGCGTGGCAATCGGGGCGATGGCCGCCGGTGTCGAGGGTTTTCGGCAGTCACACCGGGAGGCCGAAAGTGCCTACCGTGTTGCGATGGTCGGGAAGCGGGAGCCCACGGTGATCGCGGCAACCGATCCCGGGGTGTCCATTGCGGCATTGCTGGGCGGGGATATCGCCGATACCCGGGTCTGGGTGACCAACGTGCTCGGTGACCTCTCGGCTGACGGGGAGAACGATGCCCGACTGCGGGAGACGTTGCGCGTGTTTCTGGGCTCCGGCTGCAGCTACAAGACCGCCGCCGAGGAGCTTAACCTGCACTTCAACACGGTGAAGTATCGCGTGGGCCGTGCCGTTGCCCGGCGTGGTCGCGAGATCGACAACGATCGACTCGATGTCGAGCTCGCGTTGCTGATCTGCCATTGGTACGGCTCCGTCGTTTTGCAGCCCGGATAG
- a CDS encoding PucR family transcriptional regulator, whose product MSVASKTDGDRRGTVADPYVVELGQLLLASAPRLGAEMADLLCRDIDAYRDGNVVAKDQVVESCIANLTFIFDSLNREGDADVAPAERTGTERAVAGVPLPAVMTAYRIGFRFMWEQTLATARAAAIPTDSILDATARVFLAQETFTQAMSNAYRQQLTAQILEREEERSALVEALLSRRITDGQSLWEAADLLRLPTAGPYVVVAAELPAIGKLGLPAIENKLSARDIRSAWRLLPDLQVGIVHLSGATAASLATLVEVLGHAATARVGISPPFHELAETSDGLRFARLAVTGKASGDSLIAVFDDTPLAVAAVSAPEVMARIRCLVLQRLDELPDEERTVLLGTFRAWVEAGGSANDTAAKIYCHPNTVRHRLHRIEELTGRSLARPKDVAELCLALEVDARLP is encoded by the coding sequence ATGAGCGTCGCATCGAAGACTGACGGCGACCGGCGGGGCACCGTGGCCGATCCGTACGTTGTCGAACTCGGCCAACTCCTGCTGGCGAGTGCGCCGAGATTGGGCGCGGAGATGGCGGATCTGCTCTGCCGGGACATCGACGCCTACCGCGACGGCAACGTCGTTGCGAAAGATCAAGTCGTCGAAAGTTGCATCGCGAACCTGACGTTCATTTTCGACTCGCTCAACCGTGAGGGCGATGCCGATGTGGCGCCCGCCGAGCGCACCGGAACCGAACGCGCCGTTGCCGGCGTTCCCTTGCCGGCCGTGATGACCGCTTACCGCATCGGATTCCGATTCATGTGGGAACAGACCCTTGCCACCGCCCGAGCCGCGGCAATTCCCACCGACTCCATCCTGGATGCCACGGCGCGCGTGTTCCTCGCCCAGGAAACCTTCACTCAGGCCATGAGCAACGCCTACCGTCAGCAGTTGACGGCGCAGATTCTTGAGCGCGAGGAAGAACGATCGGCACTGGTGGAAGCGCTACTGTCGCGGCGGATCACCGACGGGCAAAGCCTTTGGGAAGCAGCCGATTTGCTGCGGCTGCCGACTGCGGGGCCCTATGTGGTCGTGGCGGCGGAGTTGCCGGCGATCGGCAAGCTGGGACTCCCGGCGATCGAGAACAAGCTATCCGCCCGTGACATCCGTTCCGCGTGGCGACTGCTGCCCGACCTACAGGTCGGCATCGTCCACTTGAGCGGCGCAACGGCGGCAAGCCTGGCCACCTTGGTCGAGGTGCTCGGGCACGCGGCGACCGCCAGAGTCGGCATCAGCCCGCCCTTTCACGAGCTCGCGGAAACCAGCGACGGGTTGCGGTTCGCCCGGTTGGCAGTCACCGGGAAGGCCTCCGGTGACTCACTGATCGCCGTCTTCGACGACACTCCGCTCGCCGTCGCGGCGGTCAGTGCCCCGGAGGTCATGGCCAGGATCAGATGCCTGGTGCTGCAGCGACTCGACGAGCTGCCCGACGAGGAACGCACCGTTCTGCTCGGCACGTTCCGCGCCTGGGTGGAGGCCGGCGGTTCCGCGAACGACACCGCCGCCAAAATCTATTGCCACCCCAATACGGTGCGGCATCGGCTGCACCGTATTGAGGAGTTGACCGGCCGATCCCTTGCTCGGCCCAAGGATGTCGCCGAACTTTGCCTGGCTCTCGAGGTCGATGCGCGACTGCCCTAG